One genomic window of Herpetosiphonaceae bacterium includes the following:
- a CDS encoding DoxX family protein encodes MLRRLAAYESVAPLLLRIAIGLTFFLAGLSKVMGGTDRVAGFFGSLGIPLPSLMGPFIAYLELLGGLALIVGVLTRLFGLLFVANMVVALLLVAAPKAFAGPNLAVGFNDMRVEWLLLLGSAALALLSPGLFSVDAALLGDRPEPLVEQPRPARQL; translated from the coding sequence ATGTTACGCCGTCTTGCTGCGTACGAGTCCGTGGCTCCGCTCCTGCTGCGGATCGCCATCGGTCTAACCTTCTTCCTGGCAGGTCTGAGCAAAGTGATGGGCGGCACCGATCGGGTTGCCGGTTTCTTCGGCAGCCTGGGCATCCCGCTGCCGTCGCTGATGGGGCCGTTCATCGCCTACCTTGAGCTGCTCGGCGGGCTGGCGTTGATCGTCGGCGTGCTGACTCGTCTCTTCGGCCTGCTGTTTGTCGCCAATATGGTGGTCGCGCTGCTGCTGGTAGCTGCTCCCAAAGCGTTTGCAGGCCCGAATCTGGCCGTTGGATTCAACGATATGCGGGTGGAGTGGCTGCTGCTGCTGGGATCGGCGGCGCTGGCGCTGCTCAGTCCCGGCCTCTTCTCGGTAGACGCCGCGCTGCTCGGCGATCGACCGGAGCCGCTGGTCGAGCAGCCGCGTCCAGCCCGGCAGCTATGA
- a CDS encoding PspC domain-containing protein translates to MITPTETRRLYRSHTNIVFAGVAGGIAEYFNVDPTLVRVLLALGLLAASGPFAPIIYAILAIVIPVAPAAHHARVYDVR, encoded by the coding sequence ATGATTACGCCAACTGAAACCCGTCGTCTGTATCGCTCGCACACCAATATCGTCTTCGCGGGCGTGGCAGGCGGGATTGCCGAATACTTCAACGTCGACCCGACGCTGGTGCGCGTCCTGCTTGCGCTCGGCTTGCTGGCCGCCTCCGGGCCGTTCGCGCCGATCATCTATGCGATCCTCGCGATCGTCATCCCGGTCGCGCCCGCAGCGCATCACGCGCGAGTCTATGATGTTCGATAG